DNA sequence from the Drosophila sechellia strain sech25 chromosome 3L, ASM438219v1, whole genome shotgun sequence genome:
ACTCTAGTTCGGTTTTCCATGCATGTGCGTACATTGGGTTTTCATTTACGagtttttcattattttcgccagTTTGAGTTCTCTAACAAATGAATTAACTCCTCGTTACTGTTGCTGTTTTGACTTGttttattgctgttgttgttgccgcatgagaaaactaataataatttatgccCCACAACTGtattttatgtaatttaaGACGCGCGTGAtttatttttccatatttatTTGCCACATTTCCATCGATGGCAGTTAACGCAGTTAATTAAGCGTTCATAATTTAACGGTCTTAATTAACAACATTTTTTACGCCTACCCGAATGGCGTTTTCTTCCTGGAAAGTCATCCACCACAACTCCTGACACACTTGAAAATGGGTGAGCCTCCTTCATATCACTTATCGGTATGACCGACAGATGCGAGTTTGCGTCATGTTCTTTGTGGTTTGGCCTAAAAACAGGCAGTAAAATGTATTGTCGATAAGGTGGAATGGCGTTGACCTTGATAGACGCcagttaaatatataattagcATGCACAAATGTTTAAGGGCCTTTAACAAAGAAATATTAGCAATCAAAAagcaaattttaattagccaCATACAAAACTCTGAAGAACTTTACTTGTACCATATCGCGATACTATCATATGATTTGACTTATATGGTTTCatgatttatatttatgatttcCTTAAGCTCGAAAGCGGTTCtctttaataaataattcaagcCATTTGGCCAGTTCTTCATAAGTAATGTTCACTAAACTTTCCATCATTTCTTTGCGTTTATCAGTCGAACAACCCACACATAACATGTCACTCAGACGCTTACAAAGAAAGTTCATATCAATTGAAAGCGCTGTGGAAGAACCAATATCGAAAGTTAcagatgaaaatgaaaatcgaGAAGATGgcagttgtgtgtgtgtgtgtggtggacAAAGCAAAAAGCGTAAATGGCGCAAAAAGTGGCGAATTATAGAAATTGCTTTGCAAACGCCAGACAAACTTTCTATGATTCAGTTATGCGGGGGTACAAATCATCTTTTGTGATGGTCGGTCGGTCAGTTTGTCCAGTGCGTGATAAAGGCTGCTGCAAATGATAGTGTAGTGCGGGAAATGTATAGCATTAtcgcagcagcggcagcgacagCATTTGAGTGTGGGCAGCGGATATAACCGAATGCGCAGCTCGTCATTGAGTCTTGTAAGTCGCCGCATCTGAAAGAAACCACAGGCAGCCAGAGCAGCAgcaatgaatatttaaacttaAAGTATACTTCCAACTAGTGACAGACAGTTCGAGCAGATTGTGCAAATGCAATGCGTAAGTGGTGCAAGGACCACAAGGATTAACTCTAGCAAAAACTAATCTCTAAACCAAACCCCATATAGAACCCTCATCCCTGTCGCTGGCTGAGCGGCTGGCCTTCTTCAGCAATCTGTGCGAGagcggcggaggaggtgggAGTGCCAGTGCCGGTGGTAGGTACCGCAGTCGCACCAGTAGCTATTCGAGGAGTCCGCCCGGCGATCGCACCACTCCCAGGAGCAGCACATCCGCCAGCAGTGTCAGTGTGACGCCCACGCCCATGGACTACTCTCCGATTCCATACGACAAGGAGCCATCTAGTCTCACGCTGGAGAGCATCATCGAGCCCGAGCATGAGGAGGTCAAGGAGCAAGTGGTCCAGGATGAGGTCAAGCTGAGGAAGAAGGAGGCAGTCCAGAGGGAGTCTCCCCAGCACAATGGCTTCCACGTGCTGACCAGGTCCGCCACCGATCCGCCACCGTCCACCTCGCCCCTGCGAATCAGCATACGGACTGTGGGAAAGCTGGTCCTGCCCGATACCTTCCGCGGTGATCGCAACAATAACAGCAGTAGTAGGAGTGGGAGCACCAGCTGGAGCAACTCTTGCATGGTCAAGCTGCAGAGCCTGGAGCCCGTTAGCCTGTCCGTTCATTCGCGCACCATTGGCAAGGTTAAGTCTCCCTTCAtagaaaagcagcaggagaaACCACATACCGAGAAGCTAGCAAACGGAACCAGCGACAGTGGCTCCGATTCGGGCAAGGAGAACTGCGCCTCCAATGAGCAGGAACATCTGCAGCACCAGCAGTCGCAGGACGAGGATCGAGCTCCGCCCAGGGTGTCCGAGATGCGAAGGAAAATTAGCCGACTggtgcaacaacagcagccgcaACCACAGCCCGTCAATCGGCGACACACCACCGAGATCACCTCCGTGACCGTAGGAATGCGATCGCCCAATGTGGACGATCGCTTTGCCAAGTACTTTGGTGTCAAGGAGACCTGCAACAGCACGACCACCCTGCATAAAACCCAATCGCTGCCACCCAGCCAAGTTGAGGCCAAAAATGCGCATGTGAAACTGCCGCAGATTACTACCGTGGTTTCCAAACGGCGGGAGTTGCTCAAGAGGACGCGACCCCTGTCCATGGATCACTACTCCAGCGGCTGCACCAGTCCCACAGCCATGCCAAGTCCCAAGAGAGCACATTCGCCCGTCTGCCGGCGGAAGGCCGCCATTTCCACCATCGAGGACATTGAGGTCACGCCCGACGAGCTCCGGGCCGCCGGCAGGAACTTCAAGCTGTTGTACGGCGAGTTACTGGGCTGAAAAATTGTCTATTTTGGCCGAGCATTCAAAATTTCCCAATTTTTCCAAATCCCCGAAGTcccaaacacaaacacaaatatCGCTCTCTTCGTGTGGGTCCGCGCTCAGTGTGATAGATGCGTCCGATCCCGATTCTAGTTGTCTCACAGTAATCCcaataatgaaaacaaacTGAACGAAACGAAAATTCCACAGATATGTCAAGCGAAAAAGAagtaataaatgaaaataaaccTATGTATGTTAGAAATGTATTTAAACCGAGAGACAGTTTTATTCCCAACGGCTCGTATATTATGTCTGGCCAGCAAAGCCTTCCAGTTTACCTTTACcctatattattattatgcgaAACAGCTTTGTgcttatatatacataaaacactactttttatttacatttaaaaacGAATTGTACCTTAAACGGAATTATATTATGATGAGTATGTattacatttattattattattgtaatatttaattaatggaAGTTGTTACAccaagaaaataaatacaagaaatgtgcTAAAGAATGGGAGGTACACACTATTAGCTAAAATTCAAATGCTGAGTAAGTACTTTATCGTGTTTGAGCATGTTTGTGGCCTCGAGCCTTTCTCTGCGCTTTTCAAATTTGTACGTAAGCTGTGACTGAGCATGTTATTTATGATTTTTGCCTGCTTTTAAGGATTGATTTGCTGCATTCGTACTGATTTCACAATCGTCATTATTGGGCAAATTTAACATGAATTTATATgtgaaaattataatattttataggaAAACCTAGCACCGAACCACTTAAGAGCATTCTTAAGACGGGAATGCCAGTGCTGGGTATGGGACGCGGCTTAATGCCCGTGGACCTCAATGCCGAGCTGAAGAACCGGCTCAAACGCTCCACACATGCCACTGTTTCCAATCTCCGCAAGTCTGCAACCTCGGCAGATGCCACTAGAGCAGCTAGTGATGAGGTGGACAATCCACAGAGGAATCTAGCCCAGATCCTGAGGAACGTTTCGGAGAACTCCACGCCGAAGCACGATGATGCCGTGAACCTGGTGAGGAATCTCTCCACCTTGGGGCAACCTCGATCGCTGGCCCGTGACGATGCAGCCGGGAATTGTGCCTCGGCATCCGAAGGCGAGAGTTCGGGGGGCCGCGAGATCGAGGCCATAATCAAGAACAGCGCTGTGGCCAGACGTCgccggcagcaacagcagcagtcgcagcagcagaaTCAGCCAGATGGGTGAGTCctggtcctggtcctggtcctgctcctcctcgtccAGTGCTCCGTGTGTTAGTGCACTAACCCATAGCTATTACTAACCTGCTGTAACTGTGCGACGTTCCGCGGCATCGTGGTTTTATAATCGTATATGTAGACATAACGTTTAGACAGCAACACACATGCATCAAATGTGTGTGCTCCTCAAGACTGGTTCCCAaaagtaaaactaaatatttacaattattGTCGAGTTGAGATGAAATTTACATTAGTAAGACGTTCATCACTTTGTATTGAACATTTGTATATGTCTCCGCCACACTCCACACCCTGTGTTCGTTTGCCGAAGAGACTTTTGCTTTCGATTTAACCGATTTTCCGCACTCGAACAAAAGATTCCTAGTCAGAGTGCAGCCCGTGGCAAGGAGCTACTACTGGCCACTTGGCCAGCGGCCACAGCCACATCAGCCGCATCCGCCGCAGCAACAAggtcaacagcagcagcagcgccaaGTGTTGCTCATACAGCAGCAGCCGAAACCCCTTTACAAGCTTCTTCAGCCCAGACATTTTGTAAAAAATTAGAAACTAAGTTTAAACTTGCATTGCTTACTACCGTTTGTGCAAAAACTAATTAACTGATATATACAcaagaaataatatattttatcgAAAACTTGTTTAAACGATATATTATTGCcacattatatatttttacgtGATGCGAAAAAGCcgataaatcaaataaaaagaaacattAATAAAGTTCACGGAAATCCTAATTAACTGTAGTTTTGTTTGGCCACTAACTGTTCTTTCTTACTAACTAAATGTTTAATAACAGCATGGAGTTTGATATAATCTACTGCTTATATTTCCTAAAAGTTCCAAAAGAAGTATTCTATGTTATCGTTTCGCGCCAAACTTTCAAATGGCAAATTGATAATTCTCCTTTTGCTTCAAACTTGACATCGATAACGATACGAATCGATTTTTCTCTTCTTTCACTCTTTTAACAAAAGTGTTAGTTTGAACGTTACCCAGCAGAATGTCAACCTTAACATTACTGGTAATTCCGTAGTTTCAAACCATCGACCCAAGTTTCCAACTTCTGCCGCACTGGCGCTTTTATCTCGTACAACATAACAGAAAGAGAGTAAGGAAATGTACTTAAGAGAGAATTAGAGTAGCTGTGTGCAAAAATAATATGGCAGCGTTATCCGCTGCAGTGAAACTGGTCACTCTGTGCGGTATATAAACAGGCAAAAACCGGAATTCAGCGCGATTTTTAAACAGTTTTCGCCCCGAACGGTCGTTTCAAGCGTCGCGGAACAAGAAGAAGAAACGACGCACAGCTGTTTGTGACGCGGGTTTTGTTTATGAAACATTACAACAAAAGTTACGGATATTAGTGCGCACAAAAATGATGGAATATATTCTGTAGTAAATGTACAACGATTTTATTAGGTTTCAGTGCAAATACGTGTTTTACGTTTTAGTTGTTTACCTTTTACAAACGCGCGCGTTTTTGTGGCGGttgtaaaaattataaattataattcaTCGTTGCAACGAGCAAAAAGAAGGTTTTGCttcttaattaaaacaattgctgGCAATTGAAAGTGCAAGTGCAAATTGCAGTGGAAACAGCGGCTTTTATTGCAGTCCCTTAAAGGTTTGTACAAATTGGAGAGAGGATTCTCACAAAAACCAGAAGttcctttatttttcgcaaGGGCTGCATCTGCCAGGTTCCGTCTCGCTCCAACTCCCGTTCTCCTTGTCTTACCTGCAGTCGAACACCCgaaaaaaactgtaaaatggTTGTTTTGTTTCCATTCAAACATTTTGCTGATTAACCGAAACCTCTGCAGAGTTCAATGCACTGAAAAAAGTTGGGGCTAAAATGAAACGAAAAGTAACGAAAAAGTATTGCGCTGAAGGAAATTTGTATAAGTTATGTTTTTGTAGAATACTGACTTCATAAGGCATTTTATGAaccaataatttaaatatatacctACCAATCTTTTTATTGAAAACTTACTTCTTTATCAGTTTGGGGAAATTCCattaaactttaaaaatttaatggaTTTACTTTGCGAATCTCTAACTGCcagtatatttttttagtgtATCGCCACagatttgttgttgttgttaagcTTCTTGTCCAgacattgttgttgttttcgtgTTTGCTTGCACATGGATTCCctattgtttttctctctctgtcgATCTGTACGAAAAAATGTTTGCAGCCGatgcttttgttttggttttatttcttTCCAGTTTTTAGAGTCCGACTCGCTTGAGCAATTTTAGCCAAATTTTGTTGACTTAGTCGATTTTAATTATCAAGTGTTTGCTGTCTATTGTCTCTCAGTTCAAGGTCCCAAATTCAGGCCAGTTTTTGCATAAATATCCAAAGCAGGCACGTTCgaaaaatgaaatcaattaaaattataagaGTTTTACCTCCAGCAATTTATTTTAACTCtatatttgtttattcaaACTTTTCTGAGTTGTATTGCATAATTTCAGTTCGCTGATGAACTCCCCCACAAAACAGGTAATCCAAAAAAATGGCAGCTAATGAATAATCAAATGCGGAGCGAATCAAATGTTTAAGTTGTTGGAGAATGCCTTTCGTTTTCAatgaatttgcataatttgtaCTTTTATTCACCTTATTTTCTCATTCGTTTTGGCCCGTGGCGAATTTCTTTTGGCGGTTCCATTTGATGGGCgggaaatgaaaacgaaattagtttgcaatttgttttattttgattagtGTTTTAATGACGAGCGTGTCTGCCCATAACCAATTAAATAATAGTTAATCGCCAGTGAAAATAGTGCAGTCACTGCTTTCAGGGAAACCGATTAGACTCAAATTTCAGCACTTATGATTATTCAAATTTGTTCAAGGAATATTGACATTTGTTTAGTAGCAACTTTATTAGCTCTGTTTGATATTTTAACGGGGCGAAATACTCGGAAAAGTATTGAAGAAGGTTTCTCTACACTTGGAAAATATGCCTATGCAGTTTACCTAGATAAGAAGTTGCCTCTtcgttttccctttttatAACAAAGTGCTCatttgtaaacaaataaatatacagTCGAGTGCTGCTTATCGCCTCGGATTTTTATGATAGTCAAGGGGCACTTGGGGTTAATTTCACTTCCATGCTACACATGGGAAAGTGTTGGAAGTGGATGTGCATCACCATTACCCCAAATCCACATGCACAACACCCACAACGAAGAAAGAGAGGGCAACTAGCCGAGGGATAGAGATGGAGATAGCAATGCCCGATCACGTCGGTGTATAGGAAAAACGTGAGTCCAAACGCTAAAGAGCCAAAGCAAATAAGCGAGGCGGATTGAAACAAAAGTTCTGCGGGAGAAGCCAGTTCGTTCAGCTGGAAAAACTAAGGGGCCTCGCCCAGTGCACAAAGAAAtaagcatataaatatattaaacataAAGCAGTAAGCTCTATAGACAGTAATTCATGGTAGAAATCATACCATAAGACCATATGTTGTTATGGATAATCTTCGCTAGACCGATATGTAAGATATATATGCTTAAAAGCCATTTGCCTGAGTGCATATGGCGACTTCGATCGACTGGCATTAATTGAAaaatgccgccaccgccgtcGCCGCGTGATCGAATGATGCATTATCAAACGGAAAGCTTTGCGGCTGAACCGATCCGATACAATGGCATCCCATAGCCATATAGCCGATATCCCCGCCCCCGAATCGAGTGGAGAAACATTTCCATTTGGGGCATGTTATTTGATGCTGCGCTGCGTGCTGGAGAATGCATTTCCAGATTACACAACCATTAAACTCACATAATTCCATGGCACTGATCCATTAATTATGTTTTCGCTTCGGTTTGTTCTGCTCCCCCTCCACGGggctataaatattatttttattggaaaaatctgagcagcaacagcaacatcgtCGATTGATGAAGTTGTTCGCGTCCGGGAAAGTTTTATGGGTCCTGGTCCTGCGACCAACCAATTCCCGATTCAATCGCGCTTGCCTTCCCCAAGTTGTCTAAAATATTACACAATCGCTGGGCT
Encoded proteins:
- the LOC6610486 gene encoding uncharacterized protein LOC6610486 isoform X20; translation: MQPSSLSLAERLAFFSNLCESGGGGGSASAGGRYRSRTSSYSRSPPGDRTTPRSSTSASSVSVTPTPMDYSPIPYDKEPSSLTLESIIEPEHEEVKEQVVQDEVKLRKKEAVQRESPQHNGFHVLTRSATDPPPSTSPLRISIRTVGKLVLPDTFRGDRNNNSSSRSGSTSWSNSCMVKLQSLEPVSLSVHSRTIGKVKSPFIEKQQEKPHTEKLANGTSDSGSDSGKENCASNEQEHLQHQQSQDEDRAPPRVSEMRRKISRLVQQQQPQPQPVNRRHTTEITSVTVGMRSPNVDDRFAKYFGVKETCNSTTTLHKTQSLPPSQVEAKNAHVKLPQITTVVSKRRELLKRTRPLSMDHYSSGCTSPTAMPSPKRAHSPVCRRKAAISTIEDIEVTPDELRAAGRNFKLLYGELLG
- the LOC6610486 gene encoding polycystic kidney disease protein 1-like 3 isoform X19, which gives rise to MLLLQRRQSEKMFEAYIRKRFKANSAPFDISATSAFKPTKPLDIRLTHAPHPPLISPITGQPLSHVPAPLLLSSSTNSGAGSSFRLARSSTQPLQSPRVVHLAGQATGGSALARQNSVNDSINLSEQLTLSIGTDSEHIFEMSALEEDSAIQSLSDETAASASANSTSATTATTMTPPSGLTRSNSVRARANMFQQLQEQSRNQRATGSSTTRQSPPASSAEVSSSAAGNSMQSDEQSTPNATIDAEFEPSSLSLAERLAFFSNLCESGGGGGSASAGGRYRSRTSSYSRSPPGDRTTPRSSTSASSVSVTPTPMDYSPIPYDKEPSSLTLESIIEPEHEEVKEQVVQDEVKLRKKEAVQRESPQHNGFHVLTRSATDPPPSTSPLRISIRTVGKLVLPDTFRGDRNNNSSSRSGSTSWSNSCMVKLQSLEPVSLSVHSRTIGKVKSPFIEKQQEKPHTEKLANGTSDSGSDSGKENCASNEQEHLQHQQSQDEDRAPPRVSEMRRKISRLVQQQQPQPQPVNRRHTTEITSVTVGMRSPNVDDRFAKYFGVKETCNSTTTLHKTQSLPPSQVEAKNAHVKLPQITTVVSKRRELLKRTRPLSMDHYSSGCTSPTAMPSPKRAHSPVCRRKAAISTIEDIEVTPDELRAAGRNFKLLYGELLG